Proteins from one Malaya genurostris strain Urasoe2022 chromosome 2, Malgen_1.1, whole genome shotgun sequence genomic window:
- the LOC131431834 gene encoding uncharacterized protein LOC131431834, translating into MKGFIGVLVSVAVIGSLCSVPPAEGKNRNRVQKWQQRTWKARFGSAPKGDWMFDVPVKGRTHRRNLINDPQVPREKGHNGEKKDILLNQNGAENYRMKRFAFQENQDDDDGDDGDDEREQFTNDLANAPFVFNTDVRLSDDNDYSDEDRPGFNNDLVDFDFVRDDEGSVEFSPIQPGPNQRYVTVEERDPFPHAAPIPQGKNGTRKVQYTLIVHHEERNGAANDLRGSDSSFHCSLALVLAVLGQRVNAAHIRL; encoded by the exons atgaaaggcttcATCGGAGTCCTGGTGAGTGTGGCTGTAATCGGTTCCCTGTGTAGTGTTCCGCCCGCCGAGGGCAAGAATCGCAACCGTGTTCAAAAGTGGCAGCAACGCACGTGGAAAGCCCGTTTCGGAAGTGCCCCGAAAGGTGACTGGATGTTCGATGTGCCCGTCAAGGGAAGGACCCACCGGAGGAATTT AATTAATGATCCGCAAGTGCCTCGGGAAAAAGGACATAATGGCGAAAAGAAGGACATTCTACTGAACCAGAATGGAGCCGAAAATTATCGCATGAAACGTTTCGCGTTTCAAGAGAAccaagatgatgatgatggcgaCGACGGTGACGATGAACGGGAGCAGTTTACCAATGACTTGGCCAATGCTCCGTTCGTGTTCAATACCGATGTCCGGTTGAGTGACGACAACGATTATTCGGACGAGGACCGTCCAGGCTTTAATAACGATTTAGTGGACTTTGACTTTGTGCGTGATGATGAGGGCAGTGTGGAGTTTTCACCGATCCAACCGGGACCGAATCAACGGTACGTCACAGTGGAAGAACGAGATCCCTTCCCACATGCAGCACCCATTCCACAGGGGAAGAATGGGACGCGCAAGGTTCAGTACACGCTAATTGTCCACCACGAGGAGCGGAATGGGGCTGCTAATGATCTAAGAGGAAGCGACAGCTCTTTCCATTGTTCTCTTGCTCTAGTATTGGCTGTTTTGGGACAGCGGGTAAATGCGGCACATATTAGATTGTGA